A genomic segment from Halomonas sp. TA22 encodes:
- a CDS encoding TRAP transporter large permease — MSQLSLVRWHKPIVTPLLSVLAILGCVILAVMGYYVSFLFFSLFTMLVLGVPIAISLAGSCLLFVTISGQVPDIVVAHRMINGIDSFPLLAIPFFIFAGSLMNNAGITERIFDFAKALMGWMRGGLGHVNVGASIVFSGMSGAAVADAGGLGMIEIKAMKDAGYDEEFAVGITAASSTIGPIIPPSLPMVIYGVMASASVGQLFAAGLVPGLLMGVILMLMIFFLARRRGYQRDATFSMGVLGKTFAAAFLSLMTPVIIVGGIITGAFTPTEAAVAAVFYALLLGVAVYRTLTWRKLLKVSMETIETTAVILFIVASASIFAWILTSNQVTQNVVALMGPFADNKVAVLLITNLVLIVVGCFMETIAAITILVPVLLPLVVAVGVDPVHFGVIMVLNLMIGLLTPPVGMVLYVLSRVSNISFERCMRGTLPFLIPLFITLLLVTFIPAISMWLPTLVYR, encoded by the coding sequence ATGTCTCAGCTCTCCCTGGTACGTTGGCACAAGCCCATCGTGACGCCCCTGCTGTCGGTGCTCGCCATCCTCGGATGCGTGATCCTCGCGGTGATGGGCTACTACGTCTCCTTCCTGTTCTTCTCGCTGTTCACCATGCTGGTACTGGGGGTGCCGATCGCCATCAGCCTGGCCGGCTCCTGCCTGCTGTTCGTAACGATCAGTGGCCAGGTGCCGGACATCGTGGTAGCGCACCGCATGATCAACGGTATCGACAGCTTTCCGCTGCTGGCCATTCCGTTCTTCATCTTCGCCGGCAGCCTCATGAACAATGCCGGCATCACCGAGCGCATCTTCGACTTCGCCAAGGCGTTGATGGGCTGGATGCGTGGTGGGCTTGGTCATGTCAACGTCGGCGCGAGCATCGTCTTCTCCGGCATGTCGGGCGCAGCGGTAGCCGATGCCGGCGGGCTAGGCATGATCGAGATCAAGGCGATGAAGGATGCCGGCTACGACGAGGAGTTCGCGGTAGGCATCACCGCCGCCTCATCGACCATCGGCCCGATCATTCCGCCCAGCCTGCCGATGGTGATCTATGGCGTGATGGCCTCGGCATCGGTCGGTCAGCTGTTCGCCGCGGGGCTGGTGCCGGGCCTGCTGATGGGGGTCATCCTGATGCTGATGATCTTCTTCCTGGCCCGCCGGCGCGGCTATCAGCGCGATGCGACGTTCTCCATGGGTGTGTTGGGCAAGACCTTCGCTGCTGCGTTCCTGTCGCTGATGACACCGGTCATCATCGTGGGGGGCATCATCACCGGGGCCTTCACGCCAACCGAAGCCGCCGTGGCCGCGGTCTTCTATGCGCTGCTGCTCGGCGTGGCTGTCTACCGAACCCTGACATGGCGCAAGCTGCTCAAGGTAAGTATGGAGACCATCGAGACCACCGCGGTCATCCTGTTCATCGTCGCCTCCGCCTCGATCTTCGCCTGGATACTCACCAGCAATCAGGTCACCCAGAACGTGGTCGCCCTGATGGGACCCTTTGCCGACAACAAGGTGGCGGTACTGCTGATCACCAATCTGGTCCTGATCGTGGTTGGCTGCTTCATGGAAACCATCGCCGCCATCACCATCCTGGTCCCCGTGCTGCTGCCACTAGTGGTAGCCGTAGGGGTGGATCCGGTGCATTTCGGCGTGATCATGGTGCTCAACCTGATGATCGGCCTGCTGACGCCACCCGTGGGTATGGTGCTCTATGTGTTGTCGCGGGTGTCGAACATCTCGTTCGAGCGCTGCATGCGCGGCACCCTGCCGTTTCTGATTCCGCTGTTCATCACGCTGCTGTTGGTGACCTTCATTCCGGCCATCTCCATGTGGCTTCCCACACTGGTCTACCGATAA
- a CDS encoding Ldh family oxidoreductase, producing the protein MPDLNREFRVAVDDLTRFMSKVLEASGADEPSTQAVTRALVTASRMGTDSHGLRLLPHYVAALQGGRINPHPEMRFARRLAATGYLDADDGLGHLAGYAAIDHAIAMAGEVGIGAVAVGRSSHFGAAGCYSLAAAERGYIALSVCNSDPFVLLHEGRQPFHGTNPLAFAAPVDGQVPYLLDMATSAIPWNRVQQYGAIGRGLPSEVAADAEGNVTCWPHDVSALLPLGGSAFGFKGAGLGGMVEILSSTLSGMLNGFRLLPMNGDDMATPRGVAHFFLVMKPDAFAERDSFQACMTAYLDDLRSQPALPGAEVLAPGDREWRCQAQRDAHGIPLDSANQRAYAELAERFGIEPVKSVA; encoded by the coding sequence ATGCCTGACCTGAACAGGGAGTTCCGTGTTGCCGTCGATGACCTCACGCGATTCATGAGTAAGGTGCTCGAGGCGTCCGGTGCCGATGAACCATCGACTCAGGCGGTCACCAGGGCGCTGGTCACCGCCTCGCGAATGGGCACCGACAGTCATGGCTTGCGCCTGTTGCCGCATTATGTCGCGGCTTTGCAGGGGGGCAGGATCAACCCGCATCCCGAGATGCGCTTTGCCAGGCGGCTGGCGGCCACCGGTTATCTCGATGCCGACGACGGCCTTGGCCATCTGGCCGGTTATGCCGCCATCGACCATGCCATTGCCATGGCGGGGGAGGTGGGCATCGGTGCGGTGGCAGTGGGCCGCTCCTCGCACTTCGGGGCCGCCGGATGCTACTCCCTGGCCGCCGCCGAGCGCGGCTACATTGCTCTGAGCGTATGCAATTCCGATCCGTTCGTGCTGCTCCATGAGGGGCGACAGCCCTTCCATGGCACCAATCCGCTGGCCTTCGCCGCTCCGGTCGATGGGCAGGTACCTTACCTGCTGGACATGGCCACCAGCGCGATCCCCTGGAATCGCGTGCAGCAGTATGGCGCAATCGGTCGTGGCTTGCCTTCCGAGGTGGCCGCCGATGCCGAGGGCAACGTGACATGCTGGCCCCACGACGTCTCCGCGCTGCTGCCGCTGGGGGGCAGTGCCTTCGGCTTCAAGGGGGCGGGACTGGGTGGCATGGTGGAGATATTGAGCTCGACGCTCTCGGGAATGCTCAACGGCTTTCGCCTGTTGCCGATGAATGGCGACGACATGGCGACGCCCCGAGGGGTCGCCCACTTCTTCCTGGTCATGAAGCCCGATGCCTTTGCCGAGCGCGATAGCTTTCAGGCCTGCATGACTGCCTATCTCGACGACCTGCGTTCGCAGCCGGCCCTTCCCGGTGCGGAAGTGCTGGCCCCGGGTGATCGCGAATGGCGATGCCAGGCGCAGCGCGACGCCCATGGCATTCCCCTGGATAGTGCCAATCAGCGAGCGTATGCAGAACTGGCAGAGCGTTTCGGCATCGAGCCGGTGAAAAGCGTGGCGTAA
- the nanR gene encoding transcriptional regulator NanR, with product MSRYRVERKTLSEQVAEQLEAEILEGRLSENDQLPSERELMEQFGVGRPAVREALFHLQQLGLIAINSGTRARVIRPTAEAVMARLSGVTRQLLTKPEGQQYFQEARAMFEISLARYAARHASDEDLDRLRSALQENRDAIGDEARFKRSDNDFHGVLASIGRNPIFDAIHVALSEWLDDRRAQVLQQKDEDKAALAAHGEIIEAIESRDPDAAEAAMRRHLDRHYGTYMKLKKRLNKAS from the coding sequence ATGAGCAGATACCGGGTGGAGCGCAAGACGCTTTCCGAGCAAGTGGCCGAACAGCTCGAGGCGGAGATTCTCGAGGGGCGACTGAGCGAGAACGACCAACTCCCCTCCGAGCGGGAACTCATGGAGCAGTTCGGTGTCGGCCGGCCCGCGGTGCGCGAGGCGCTCTTCCACCTTCAACAGCTCGGACTGATCGCGATCAACAGCGGTACCCGTGCGCGTGTCATCCGTCCGACCGCCGAAGCCGTGATGGCAAGGCTGTCGGGGGTGACGCGTCAGCTGCTGACGAAGCCGGAAGGGCAGCAGTACTTCCAGGAAGCTCGCGCCATGTTCGAAATCTCCCTGGCCCGTTATGCTGCGCGCCACGCCAGTGACGAGGATCTCGACCGCCTGCGCTCAGCACTGCAGGAGAATCGCGATGCGATCGGCGACGAGGCGCGTTTCAAGCGCTCCGACAACGACTTCCATGGCGTGCTGGCCAGCATCGGGCGCAACCCCATCTTCGACGCGATCCATGTGGCGCTCTCCGAATGGCTCGACGATCGGCGCGCTCAGGTACTCCAGCAGAAGGACGAGGACAAGGCGGCACTGGCCGCTCATGGCGAGATCATAGAGGCCATCGAGTCGAGGGATCCTGATGCCGCCGAGGCGGCGATGCGTCGCCATCTCGATCGCCACTACGGTACCTACATGAAGCTCAAGAAGCGTCTCAACAAGGCCTCCTGA
- a CDS encoding UxaA family hydrolase, with the protein MSQTIASDALRLPSLRVHGADNVRVALQDLSAGTEIEDDGRVIRLAESIRHKHKFALRALEAGDTVIMYGVTVGRATRPIAEGGAITTDNIEHSTDNSRPLGQRDHWKAPDVSAFQGVTFDGYQRPDGRVGTANIWLVVPLVFCENRNIEVLRQCVAEALGDDPYRDYKRMARDLLHGASSAPEAPPVQERLFPNIDGVRFLTHTLGCGGTDDDAEALCRLLAGYICHPNVAGATVLSLGCQKAQIKMLAKAVAERDPEGLRPVHYLDQQATGSEEQLIRQALTTIFDGLAEANRVARTPAPLSELTIGLECGGSDGFSGLSANPLVGAVTDRLVALGGSGILSEFPELCGVEHELIARCRSDAVAERFSTLMAAYQRHAATVGADFSMNPSPGNVRDGLVTDAMKSAGAAKKGGDSPVVDVLDYTEPMLRKGLNLLCTPGNDVESTTALTGSGANLIMFTTGLGTPTGNPVAPVLKISSNSELARRMADIIDFDAGPIILGEAQIDELADELLKLCIDTASGRYQPRAVRLAQYDFIPWKRGVSL; encoded by the coding sequence ATGAGCCAGACCATCGCCAGCGATGCCCTGCGACTGCCCAGCCTGCGTGTGCACGGCGCAGACAACGTGCGAGTCGCTCTTCAGGATCTGTCGGCAGGCACTGAGATCGAGGATGACGGTCGCGTCATTCGCCTCGCTGAGAGCATCCGTCACAAGCACAAATTCGCCCTTCGGGCGCTGGAAGCAGGCGACACGGTGATCATGTACGGCGTCACGGTAGGCCGCGCCACCCGGCCGATCGCCGAAGGTGGCGCCATCACCACCGACAATATCGAGCACTCCACCGACAACAGCCGCCCTCTGGGCCAGCGCGACCATTGGAAAGCACCTGATGTGAGCGCCTTCCAGGGGGTCACCTTCGACGGCTATCAGCGCCCCGATGGCCGTGTGGGTACCGCCAATATCTGGCTGGTGGTGCCGCTGGTGTTCTGCGAGAACCGCAATATCGAGGTACTGCGACAGTGCGTAGCCGAGGCCCTGGGCGACGATCCCTACCGAGACTACAAGCGCATGGCACGTGACCTGCTGCACGGCGCTAGCTCGGCGCCAGAAGCGCCGCCGGTACAGGAGAGGCTGTTTCCCAACATCGATGGGGTGCGCTTTCTGACTCATACCCTGGGTTGCGGCGGTACCGACGATGACGCCGAGGCGCTGTGCCGGTTGCTCGCCGGCTACATCTGTCACCCCAACGTTGCCGGTGCCACGGTACTGAGCCTCGGCTGCCAGAAGGCGCAGATCAAGATGCTCGCCAAGGCAGTCGCCGAGCGCGACCCCGAGGGGCTCAGGCCCGTTCACTACCTCGACCAACAGGCAACCGGCAGCGAGGAGCAGCTGATCCGCCAGGCGCTAACCACCATCTTCGACGGCCTGGCCGAGGCCAATCGAGTCGCGCGCACGCCGGCGCCGCTCTCCGAGCTCACCATCGGTCTGGAGTGCGGCGGCTCCGATGGGTTCTCCGGCCTCTCGGCCAACCCGCTCGTCGGCGCCGTCACCGATCGCCTGGTGGCACTGGGCGGCAGCGGAATCCTCAGTGAGTTCCCTGAACTGTGCGGCGTGGAGCATGAGTTGATCGCTCGCTGCCGCAGCGATGCGGTGGCCGAGCGTTTCAGCACTTTGATGGCCGCCTACCAGCGGCATGCCGCCACGGTGGGCGCCGACTTCTCGATGAACCCCTCGCCGGGCAACGTCCGCGACGGGCTGGTCACCGATGCCATGAAGTCGGCGGGTGCAGCCAAGAAAGGCGGCGACAGCCCCGTGGTCGACGTGCTCGACTACACAGAGCCGATGCTGCGCAAGGGGCTCAACCTGCTCTGCACGCCGGGCAATGATGTGGAGTCCACCACCGCCCTCACCGGTTCGGGCGCTAACCTGATCATGTTCACGACCGGCCTTGGCACGCCCACCGGCAATCCCGTCGCGCCGGTGCTCAAGATCTCCAGCAACAGCGAGCTTGCCAGACGCATGGCGGACATCATCGATTTCGACGCGGGGCCGATCATCCTTGGCGAGGCGCAGATCGACGAGCTGGCCGACGAACTGCTCAAGTTGTGCATCGACACCGCCTCGGGGCGCTACCAGCCGCGTGCGGTGCGGCTTGCCCAGTACGACTTCATACCATGGAAACGTGGCGTATCGCTGTAA
- a CDS encoding fumarylacetoacetate hydrolase family protein, translating into MKLLRYGPAGQERPALLDRDGTLRDLSELIDDLAGEHLDPHALASLARLDPDTLPKVLNDTRIGPCVGRVGKFICIGLNYSDHAAETGAEVPPEPVIFNKWTSAICGPNDEVIIPRGSKKTDWEVELGVVIGKGGRHIEEADAISHVAGFCVINDVSEREFQLERSGTWDKGKGCDTFGPMGPWLVTPDEIDDPHQLDMWLEVDGQRYQDGNTRTMVYKVPFLISYLSRFMSLQPGDVISTGTPPGVGMGQKPPRYLAPGQRMRLGIEGLGEQQQHVVADE; encoded by the coding sequence ATGAAATTGCTTCGCTATGGCCCCGCGGGACAGGAACGCCCCGCTCTGCTCGACCGTGATGGCACGCTTCGCGACCTCTCCGAACTTATCGACGACCTGGCGGGCGAGCACCTCGATCCGCACGCCCTTGCATCACTGGCTCGCCTCGATCCCGACACACTGCCGAAGGTACTTAACGATACGCGTATCGGCCCCTGCGTGGGGCGGGTGGGCAAGTTCATCTGCATTGGCCTGAACTACTCCGACCACGCCGCGGAGACGGGTGCCGAAGTACCGCCCGAGCCGGTGATCTTCAACAAGTGGACCAGCGCCATCTGTGGCCCCAATGATGAGGTCATCATCCCCCGGGGCTCGAAGAAGACCGATTGGGAAGTGGAACTCGGAGTAGTGATCGGCAAGGGCGGACGCCATATCGAGGAGGCCGATGCCATTTCGCATGTCGCCGGTTTCTGCGTGATCAACGATGTCTCGGAGCGTGAGTTCCAGCTCGAGCGCAGCGGCACCTGGGACAAGGGCAAGGGGTGCGATACCTTCGGCCCGATGGGGCCATGGCTGGTCACCCCCGACGAGATTGACGATCCGCATCAGCTCGACATGTGGCTCGAGGTCGATGGCCAGCGTTACCAGGACGGCAATACCCGCACCATGGTCTACAAGGTGCCGTTCCTGATCAGCTATCTCAGTCGCTTCATGAGTCTGCAACCGGGTGACGTGATCTCGACCGGCACCCCGCCCGGGGTAGGCATGGGCCAGAAGCCGCCCCGCTATCTCGCCCCGGGACAGCGCATGCGTCTGGGAATCGAAGGGCTTGGCGAGCAACAGCAACATGTCGTGGCCGATGAGTGA
- a CDS encoding SDR family oxidoreductase gives MRLQHKTALVTAAGQGIGRETALHFAREGARVIATDIDVAKLESLASMPGIEIRRLDVLDASAIAALATEVPALDILFNCAGHVASGALLECDERDWEFSFSLNVTAMYRMIRSLLPGMLELGSGSVINMASVASSLKGVPNRFAYGTTKAAVIGLTKSVAADYISRGIRCNAICPGTVESPSLRERIQAQAAQQGREVEEVYREFMARQPLGRLGKPEEIATLATYLASDESAYTTGTVQIIDGGWIN, from the coding sequence ATGCGACTTCAGCACAAGACCGCACTGGTCACCGCCGCCGGCCAGGGGATCGGCAGAGAGACCGCCCTGCACTTCGCCCGCGAGGGGGCCAGAGTAATCGCCACCGATATCGATGTCGCCAAGCTCGAGAGCCTTGCCTCGATGCCAGGCATCGAAATACGTCGACTCGACGTACTCGATGCCAGTGCCATCGCCGCGCTCGCCACAGAGGTACCCGCCCTCGATATACTCTTCAACTGTGCCGGCCACGTGGCCAGCGGCGCGCTGCTCGAGTGCGACGAACGCGACTGGGAATTCTCCTTCTCGCTCAACGTCACTGCCATGTACCGCATGATCCGCAGCCTGCTGCCAGGCATGCTCGAACTTGGCAGCGGCAGCGTCATCAACATGGCCTCGGTCGCCTCGAGCCTCAAGGGGGTGCCCAATCGCTTCGCCTACGGCACCACCAAGGCAGCCGTCATCGGGCTGACCAAGTCGGTCGCCGCCGACTACATCAGCCGCGGCATCCGCTGCAATGCCATCTGCCCAGGCACGGTGGAATCCCCCTCGCTACGTGAACGAATCCAGGCCCAGGCGGCACAACAGGGTCGCGAGGTGGAGGAGGTCTACCGTGAGTTCATGGCTCGCCAGCCTCTCGGGCGCCTGGGCAAGCCAGAGGAGATCGCCACCCTGGCCACCTATCTCGCCTCCGATGAATCGGCCTACACCACCGGCACCGTCCAGATCATCGATGGCGGCTGGATCAACTGA
- a CDS encoding IlvD/Edd family dehydratase: MTQRQQRLTPQQLRSRWWFDNPEHPGTTAICIERYMNYGVALEELRSGKPIIGIAQSGSDLTPCNRHHIELVKRVKDGIRAAGGVPFEFPMHPIHENVRRPTAALDRNLAYLGLVEIMHGYPLDGVVLTTGCDKTTPACLMAAATVNIPAIVLSGGPMLNGWRGSSERVGSGTIIWELRKRLAAGDIGYEEFLARATDSAPSVGHCNTMGTASTMNSMAECLGMSLPGSAIIPAPYKERSSVAYYTGERIVEMVWEDLRPLEILTREAFENAIMACSALGGSSNAPIHVIGIARHAGIELTNDDWQRLGHSIPLLSNVMPAGAYLCEEFYRAGGVPAVLRELQRAGHLHDNMLTVNGRTLGENIEGCDTQDEEIIRRYENPLVEHAGFINLKGNLFDSALMKTSVISAEFRQRYLSNPDDPEAFEGPVAVFDGSEDYHARIDDPALGIDENTILVMRGAGPVGHPGGAEVVNMQPPEALIKRGIESLPCLGDGRQSGTSGSPSILNAAPEAAVGGGLALLESGDRVRIDLRKGEANLLISEEELTQRRERLASEGGYRYPPHQTPWQEIQRSLVEQHDRGMTLIPATQYRDVARTSTPRDNH; encoded by the coding sequence ATGACACAAAGACAACAACGCCTCACGCCCCAGCAACTCCGATCGCGCTGGTGGTTCGACAACCCTGAGCATCCTGGCACCACGGCGATCTGCATAGAACGCTACATGAATTACGGGGTGGCGTTGGAGGAGCTGCGTAGCGGCAAGCCGATCATCGGCATCGCCCAGTCGGGCTCCGACCTCACCCCTTGCAACCGCCACCATATCGAGCTGGTCAAGCGGGTGAAGGATGGCATTCGTGCTGCCGGAGGCGTGCCCTTCGAGTTCCCCATGCATCCGATTCACGAAAACGTGCGGCGCCCCACCGCGGCGCTGGATCGCAACCTCGCCTATCTGGGCCTGGTCGAGATCATGCACGGCTACCCACTCGATGGCGTAGTGCTGACAACGGGGTGTGACAAGACCACGCCGGCCTGCCTGATGGCGGCGGCCACGGTCAATATTCCTGCCATCGTGCTCTCCGGTGGACCGATGCTCAACGGTTGGCGGGGCAGCAGCGAGCGCGTCGGCTCCGGCACCATCATCTGGGAGCTTCGCAAGCGTCTTGCCGCCGGTGATATCGGATACGAGGAGTTCCTAGCGCGGGCCACGGACTCGGCACCCTCCGTGGGGCACTGCAATACCATGGGCACTGCCTCGACCATGAACTCCATGGCCGAGTGCCTGGGCATGAGCCTGCCGGGCTCGGCGATCATTCCCGCGCCTTACAAGGAGCGCTCGTCCGTCGCCTATTACACCGGGGAGCGGATCGTCGAGATGGTCTGGGAGGATTTGCGGCCTCTGGAAATACTGACCCGCGAGGCGTTCGAGAACGCCATCATGGCCTGCTCGGCATTGGGCGGTTCCAGCAACGCCCCCATCCACGTCATTGGCATTGCTCGACATGCCGGCATTGAACTCACCAATGACGATTGGCAGCGCCTGGGGCATTCGATTCCGCTATTGAGCAACGTCATGCCCGCCGGCGCTTATCTGTGCGAAGAGTTCTATCGCGCGGGTGGCGTGCCTGCGGTTCTGCGTGAACTGCAACGTGCCGGCCACTTGCATGACAATATGTTGACCGTCAATGGTCGTACCCTGGGAGAGAACATCGAAGGGTGCGACACCCAGGATGAGGAGATCATCCGGCGCTACGAGAACCCGTTGGTCGAGCATGCAGGGTTCATCAACTTGAAGGGCAACCTGTTCGACTCCGCATTGATGAAGACCAGCGTGATTTCGGCGGAGTTCCGTCAGCGCTACTTGAGCAACCCTGATGACCCCGAGGCCTTCGAGGGGCCGGTCGCGGTCTTCGATGGCTCCGAGGATTACCATGCGCGAATCGATGATCCTGCGCTTGGCATCGACGAGAACACCATTCTGGTCATGCGTGGCGCAGGCCCGGTAGGCCACCCCGGTGGGGCGGAGGTGGTCAACATGCAACCGCCCGAGGCGCTGATCAAACGCGGTATCGAGTCGCTGCCGTGCCTGGGCGATGGGCGCCAGTCCGGTACCTCCGGGTCGCCCTCGATTCTCAATGCCGCGCCGGAAGCCGCAGTCGGTGGCGGGTTGGCACTGCTTGAGAGTGGCGACAGGGTGCGAATCGACCTGCGTAAAGGGGAAGCAAATCTTCTGATCAGCGAAGAGGAGTTGACTCAACGTCGTGAACGGTTGGCATCCGAGGGAGGCTATCGCTATCCGCCCCATCAGACACCCTGGCAGGAGATACAACGCAGCCTGGTCGAGCAGCACGATCGCGGCATGACGCTGATACCTGCCACACAGTATCGCGACGTGGCGCGTACCAGCACGCCACGAGACAACCATTGA
- a CDS encoding CidA/LrgA family protein, whose protein sequence is MPLIAGMCILLGCQFVGESLARGLGVPVPGPVLGMVFLLLILIIHGRVPTGLRMMGEGLLRYLTLLFVPAGVGMMVHFDLIRSDFWTLAITLVVSTAITLAVTAKVMTWLNGRLVDEGKRR, encoded by the coding sequence ATGCCACTGATCGCTGGGATGTGCATTTTGCTGGGTTGCCAATTCGTGGGCGAGTCGCTGGCGCGTGGCCTTGGCGTACCTGTGCCTGGACCGGTGCTGGGAATGGTGTTTCTACTGCTGATATTGATCATCCATGGACGTGTGCCCACCGGGCTGAGAATGATGGGTGAGGGCCTGCTTCGCTACCTGACGTTGCTCTTCGTGCCGGCTGGTGTCGGTATGATGGTGCATTTCGACCTGATTCGCTCTGACTTCTGGACGCTGGCCATCACCTTGGTGGTATCCACTGCGATCACGCTTGCGGTAACCGCCAAGGTGATGACATGGCTCAATGGCCGTCTGGTAGATGAAGGAAAGCGCAGGTGA
- a CDS encoding LrgB family protein gives MNVVALDQLWVYLSGNPLLSLLATLVAFFAAGHINRWLGGTTLLHPVVLSILLLIGFLQLTGVDYATYFEGAQFIHFLLGPATVALAIPLYDHRERVRRLLAPVLLSCVVGITVAVSSTLGIASLMGADSATLFSLAPKSVTSPIAMGIAEQLGGIPSLAAGLVLLTGSVGCALAPWIFRALKVTDPTVQGFTMGLAAHGFGTAHSFASLGAVAGAFAGLSMGLTGLLTAFLLPLIARLAGL, from the coding sequence GTGAATGTCGTCGCGCTGGACCAATTGTGGGTCTATCTCTCGGGCAATCCTCTGCTATCCCTGCTGGCGACACTGGTCGCCTTCTTTGCGGCTGGGCATATCAATCGCTGGCTAGGAGGAACGACACTGCTGCATCCGGTCGTGTTGAGCATCCTGCTGCTGATTGGCTTTCTGCAATTGACCGGGGTGGATTACGCCACCTACTTCGAGGGGGCGCAATTCATTCATTTTCTTCTCGGCCCGGCAACAGTGGCATTGGCCATTCCTCTCTACGACCATCGCGAGCGAGTGCGGCGCTTGTTGGCTCCCGTGCTCCTTTCCTGCGTGGTGGGTATCACGGTGGCCGTGAGCTCGACTCTTGGCATTGCCTCTTTGATGGGCGCTGACTCGGCTACGCTATTTAGCCTGGCGCCGAAATCGGTCACTTCACCCATCGCCATGGGCATTGCCGAACAGCTCGGAGGAATTCCCTCATTGGCGGCCGGCTTGGTGCTGCTCACAGGGTCGGTCGGCTGTGCGTTAGCCCCTTGGATCTTTCGTGCCCTGAAAGTAACCGATCCCACTGTGCAGGGGTTCACCATGGGGCTCGCTGCGCACGGTTTTGGTACCGCGCATAGTTTTGCGTCACTGGGAGCAGTGGCAGGGGCTTTTGCCGGCCTATCGATGGGCCTGACCGGACTATTGACGGCATTCCTTCTCCCGTTGATCGCACGTCTCGCAGGTTTGTAG
- a CDS encoding DUF2970 domain-containing protein encodes MWSVVKSVLAAFFGVQKESQRRHDFEHGKPMHFIIMGLVMGLVLVILVAGVAMLAAR; translated from the coding sequence ATGTGGTCAGTGGTCAAGTCCGTACTAGCAGCTTTTTTCGGAGTGCAGAAAGAGAGCCAGCGGCGCCATGATTTTGAGCATGGAAAGCCTATGCACTTTATTATCATGGGTTTAGTGATGGGGTTGGTGCTTGTCATTTTGGTTGCGGGGGTTGCAATGCTCGCGGCGCGATGA
- the coxB gene encoding cytochrome c oxidase subunit II translates to MRKTLAFSKGGLALLGLMTAAHAQAWNMPVGVTDLSADIYRLHMTIFWICAVIGILVFGVMFYSLFKFRRSKGAKSSNFHENTIVEVLWTAVPLLILVGMAVPATATLRQMYDTSDADLDVMITGQQWRWRYEYLGEDIAFNSSMSTPREQIAGAEERGEHYLLEVDEPLVLPIDRKIRFLMTADDVIHSWWVPDFAVKQDTIPGFVNENWVRINEPGIYRGQCAELCGRDHAFMPIVVHAVEQDEFDSWLEERREASAQEAGAVDREWELAELMERGEAVYRSICASCHQQEGQGMPPAFPALAGNDHILEDTEWHIETVLNGVSGTAMPAFRSNLNPVELAAVITYTRNAWGNDTGDEIQPLAIAEQLAQ, encoded by the coding sequence ATGCGCAAGACGCTCGCTTTTAGCAAGGGTGGGTTAGCGCTCTTGGGACTGATGACTGCTGCACATGCTCAAGCCTGGAATATGCCTGTCGGGGTGACGGACCTTAGTGCTGATATCTATAGGCTGCATATGACCATTTTCTGGATATGCGCAGTCATCGGCATTCTGGTCTTTGGGGTGATGTTCTACTCGCTGTTCAAGTTCAGGCGCTCCAAGGGCGCCAAATCCTCCAATTTTCATGAGAATACCATCGTCGAAGTTCTCTGGACTGCCGTGCCGCTGCTGATTTTGGTAGGCATGGCAGTGCCTGCAACGGCGACGCTGCGCCAGATGTATGACACCTCCGATGCCGATCTGGATGTCATGATCACCGGTCAGCAGTGGCGTTGGCGCTATGAATATCTTGGCGAGGATATTGCGTTCAACTCCAGTATGAGTACGCCCAGAGAGCAGATAGCGGGCGCTGAGGAACGGGGAGAGCACTACCTGCTTGAGGTAGATGAGCCCCTGGTTCTGCCGATCGACCGAAAGATACGCTTCCTGATGACGGCGGATGACGTGATCCACTCTTGGTGGGTGCCTGACTTTGCCGTCAAGCAGGACACTATTCCCGGCTTTGTTAACGAGAACTGGGTACGTATCAACGAACCCGGCATCTATCGAGGCCAGTGCGCGGAATTGTGCGGCCGCGACCATGCCTTCATGCCGATCGTGGTGCATGCCGTCGAGCAGGACGAGTTCGACAGCTGGCTGGAGGAGCGCCGTGAGGCCAGCGCTCAGGAGGCGGGTGCGGTCGATCGTGAGTGGGAGCTTGCCGAATTGATGGAGCGTGGAGAGGCGGTCTACCGCTCGATCTGCGCGTCATGCCACCAGCAGGAAGGACAGGGCATGCCCCCGGCATTTCCGGCCTTGGCTGGAAACGATCACATCCTCGAAGACACCGAATGGCATATCGAAACCGTGCTCAATGGGGTGTCGGGCACTGCCATGCCGGCATTTCGCAGCAATCTCAACCCGGTCGAATTGGCAGCAGTCATTACCTACACTCGTAATGCCTGGGGTAACGACACGGGCGATGAGATACAGCCATTGGCCATCGCCGAACAGCTAGCGCAATAG